The bacterium DNA window ACTACCGAGATGCTCGTGGAAGAGCTTAACGCGGCCGGCGGGATCAACGGGAAGCAGGTCAAGCTGTTCATGTATGACACCGAGGCGGACCCCACCAAGGCCAACAACGCGGTGAAAAAGCTCATCAGCCTGGACGAGGTGGACGTGATCATCGGCCCGACGACGTCGGGGGTCACCATGGCCATCATCCCCCCCATCGAGAAGGCAAAGATCCCCCTGATCTCATGCGCCGCTTCGGTGAAGATCGTGCAGCCTGTGAAGAAATGGGTCTTCAAGACACCACAGACGGACACGATGGCAGTGGAGAAGATCTACGCGACGCTCCAGAGCAAGGGTATCAGGAAGGTCTCCATCATCACCGTCAGCGACGGCTACGGTGACTCCGGGCGCGTGGAGCTGCAGAGACTGGCCCCCGACTACGGTCTCACCGTTGTCGCGGATGAGAGGTACGGCGGTAATGACACCGACATGAGCGCCCAACTCACCAAGATCAAGGGCACCGATGCCGAGGCCATCGTTTGTTGGGGAACCTTCCCCGGCCCGGCCGTGATCGCCAAGAACAGGAAACAGCTGGGGCTGACCATCCCGCTCTACAACAGCCACGGCATCGCCTCTCCCAAGTATATTGAACTTGCGGGCGACGCGGCGGAAGGGACGTTCCTGCCCGCGGGCAGGCTCATCGTCATCGACAGCCTCCCGGATTCCGATCCCCAGAAATCGGTGCTTTCCGCGTACAAGGCGGCGTACGAGGGGAAATTCGGCAAGAATTCCGTCAGCACCTTCGGCGGCCACGCTTACGACGCCTTCAAGATCGCCGTCATGGCCATTGAGAACGCCGCCAAGGCGGGGGACGTTACCCGGGCCGGCATCCGTGACGAGATCGAGAAGATCACCGGGTTCGTCGGGACCGGCGGCATCTTCAACTACTCAGCCGAGGACCACAACGGCCTGACCAAGGAAGGGTTCGGAATGGTCGAGATCAAGAACGGCGGCTGGAGCCTGGCGCAATAGAAAGTGCAGGGTGCAGTGTATGCAGGGTTAGGATCAGTTGCAGGAATCTGTGCCCGTTAATACTTCAGGGGGCCGATTTACGGCCCCCTTTTCCTTGAACCTGTCTTCGACCTTAACTCTTCAACGTGGCAAGAGTTAGACAGTTGCTTGTCCCCGTTGGACTTCGGCCTTTTTGCCCACCGACCTGTCACCCATAGCTCCTGACCTTCGGAGCTTTAGCGTAGGAGGTTTATGCGAAGGGTGAAGCTGGTCGGAAGCTGTCAGCGAAGGTGGATGGACTTTGGACTGATTTAAATATGGGCCTCGAACAGATACTTCAATTCGTTATTACCGGGATCACGGTGGGCAGTACCTATGCGCTCATCGGGATCGGTTTTAACATCATCTTTAACGCCACCGAGATCATCAACTTCGCCCAGGGCGAGTTTGTCATGCTCGGCGGGATGTTCACCGTGTTCGGGATGCAGGTGCTGCGCCTGCCGGTGCCGTTCGCGGCCCTGCTGTCTATCATCCTGGTGGCGTTCGTGGGGCTGCTTCTCAACATGCTCGCCATCAGGCCCATCAGGAACCCCAGCCCCATCACCCTGATCATCATCACGATCGGGGCCTCCATCTTCATCCGGGGCGCTTCCAGCCTCATCTGGGGCAAGGACCCCTATCCCATCGCTGCCTTCAGCGGTGAAGACCCTATCCCGTTCTTCGGGGCGGTCATCCAGCCGCAGAGCCTGTGGGTCATGGGCGTGGTGTTTGCCGTGGTGGTGGCCCTGAGACAGTTCCTGAACCGCACCATCACCGGGAAGGCGATGCTGGCCTCGGCGTTCCAGCCCCGGGCGGCCCGGCTGGTGGGGATCGACACCCCCTACATGGTGCTGCTTTCCTTCGCCCTGTCCGGGGCTGTGGGGGCAGCAGCAGGTATCATCATCGCGCCCATGAGCATGGTGACCTACGACATGGGCGTCATGATGGGATTGAAAGGTTTTTGCGCCGCTATCGTCGGAGGGCTCGGACATCCCTTCGGGGTGGTCCTGGGTGGGCTGATACTGGGGGTCATGGAGTCCCTTGGCGCGGGTCTCATCTCCAGCGGGTACAAGGATGCCATCGCCTTCGTGATCCTGCTCCTCATGCTGTTCTTCCGGCCCCAGGGTATCCTGGGCAAGGGCCGGGGGGAGCGGGTGTGAAGCTGCTCCGGTTCATACTGGACCCATATGCCAGGTTTGCGTTATTCGCCCTCCTGATCATGGGATTACCCCTGGTGGTCACCAACGAATACTACCTGGGGGTGCTGGTGGTCATTGCCATCCACTCCATCATCGTCCTCGGACTGGACCTTCTGATGGGCTACACGGGGCAGATCTCCCTGGGGCACGCCTCGTTCTACGGGCTGGGGGCATACATTACCGGCGTTCTCTCCGCCCATTGGCAGTGGCCGCCCCTGGCCGGCCTGGCAGCGGCCCTCCTCATCGTGGCAGCCATCGCCTGGATCATCGGAGTGCCCACTCTCAAGCTCCACGGACATTACCTGGCTATGGCGACCCTGGGTTTCGGGATCATCGTCTTCATCTTTTTCAACGAACTGGGGAGTCTCACCGGCGGTCCTTCCGGGCTCACCGGGATCGAGGAGATGAACATCTTCGGCGTGACCTTCGACTCGGACAGGGAATGGTATTTCCTGTCCGTATCGTTCCTCCTCGCGGTGCTTCTGCTCTCCATCAACGTGGTCCGGTCCAGGGTGGGCAGGGCGCTTCGGGCGATCCACGGTTCGGAGACCGCTTCCGGTGTTCTCGGTGTCAACATCGCGAGGTACAAGGTGGGGATCTTCGTCCTGTCGGCCCTCTATGCGGCCCTCGCCGGATGGCTTTACGCCCACTACATCACCTTTATCAGCCCGAGCTCCTTTACCTTCATGTTCTCCGTGAAGCTGGTCACCATGGTGGTTGCCGGCAGCCTTGGCAGCCTTTGGGGGGCCATCTTCGGGGCGGCGCTGCTCACCAGCCTGCCCGAGTTCCTGTTTGTGTTCAACAACTACGAAACGCTGGTATTCGGCTTCATCCTCATCGTTGTGATGATCTTCATGCCTAGGGGGCTGCTGCGCGGCATCGAGGATATGTTCAAGTGGCTGTGGCACGCTGCCCGGAAAGCTCCCCCAACCTCCAGGCCCGGGGAGGAACGCTCGTGAGCGCGCTCATGGAAACAAGGGGGCTTTGCCGGTATTTCGGGGGCGTACGGGCTATCCAGGAGTTGGATTTCGAGGTCCGCGAGGGGCTTATCCAGTCGGTCATCGGGCCCAACGGGGCCGGCAAGACCACCCTGTTCAACGTGGTTTCGGGTATCCTTCCTCCGACATCGGGGGAGGTTTTCTTTAACGGTGCGCCCATCACCAGGCTGGCTCCTCACCGGATTGCGTCCATGGGTGTGACCCGCACCTTCCAGAACCTGCAGCTTTTTTCCGACATGACGGTTCTGGAAAACGTTATGGTTGGGATGCATCTGAGATCCCGGGGAGGCTTTTTCGCCTCGGCGTTCAAACCGCCATGGGTCTGGAAGGAGGAGCGCCGGATCCGGGACAGTTCCATGGAGATCCTGGAGTTCACAGCTCTTGCGGATTACGCATCGCTGGTGGCCGGGAGCCTGCCCTTCGGACGTCAGCGGGTCCTGGAGATCGCGAGGGGGCTGGCAATGAAACCGGAACTCCTCATGCTGGACGAACCGGCCGCCGGTCTGAACATTAGGGAAACGTCCGATCTTTCCGGCCTTATTTCCCGCATCAGGGAACTCGGGATCACCATCCTCCTGGTGGAGCACGACATGGACCTGGTCATGGCCATTTCCGATCGTGTCACCGTTCTGGACCAGGGACAGAAGATCGCCGAAGGTGACCCCGAGTTCGTGAGAAACGACGACAAAGTGCTCAAGGCGTATCTGGGAGAAGAGTAAACAG harbors:
- a CDS encoding ABC transporter substrate-binding protein, with protein sequence MKRLVVVAMVMGMVLTFASTAPAADEYRIGAIYASTGPASALGLPEKNTTEMLVEELNAAGGINGKQVKLFMYDTEADPTKANNAVKKLISLDEVDVIIGPTTSGVTMAIIPPIEKAKIPLISCAASVKIVQPVKKWVFKTPQTDTMAVEKIYATLQSKGIRKVSIITVSDGYGDSGRVELQRLAPDYGLTVVADERYGGNDTDMSAQLTKIKGTDAEAIVCWGTFPGPAVIAKNRKQLGLTIPLYNSHGIASPKYIELAGDAAEGTFLPAGRLIVIDSLPDSDPQKSVLSAYKAAYEGKFGKNSVSTFGGHAYDAFKIAVMAIENAAKAGDVTRAGIRDEIEKITGFVGTGGIFNYSAEDHNGLTKEGFGMVEIKNGGWSLAQ
- a CDS encoding branched-chain amino acid ABC transporter permease — translated: MGLEQILQFVITGITVGSTYALIGIGFNIIFNATEIINFAQGEFVMLGGMFTVFGMQVLRLPVPFAALLSIILVAFVGLLLNMLAIRPIRNPSPITLIIITIGASIFIRGASSLIWGKDPYPIAAFSGEDPIPFFGAVIQPQSLWVMGVVFAVVVALRQFLNRTITGKAMLASAFQPRAARLVGIDTPYMVLLSFALSGAVGAAAGIIIAPMSMVTYDMGVMMGLKGFCAAIVGGLGHPFGVVLGGLILGVMESLGAGLISSGYKDAIAFVILLLMLFFRPQGILGKGRGERV
- a CDS encoding branched-chain amino acid ABC transporter permease, producing MKLLRFILDPYARFALFALLIMGLPLVVTNEYYLGVLVVIAIHSIIVLGLDLLMGYTGQISLGHASFYGLGAYITGVLSAHWQWPPLAGLAAALLIVAAIAWIIGVPTLKLHGHYLAMATLGFGIIVFIFFNELGSLTGGPSGLTGIEEMNIFGVTFDSDREWYFLSVSFLLAVLLLSINVVRSRVGRALRAIHGSETASGVLGVNIARYKVGIFVLSALYAALAGWLYAHYITFISPSSFTFMFSVKLVTMVVAGSLGSLWGAIFGAALLTSLPEFLFVFNNYETLVFGFILIVVMIFMPRGLLRGIEDMFKWLWHAARKAPPTSRPGEERS
- a CDS encoding ABC transporter ATP-binding protein is translated as MSALMETRGLCRYFGGVRAIQELDFEVREGLIQSVIGPNGAGKTTLFNVVSGILPPTSGEVFFNGAPITRLAPHRIASMGVTRTFQNLQLFSDMTVLENVMVGMHLRSRGGFFASAFKPPWVWKEERRIRDSSMEILEFTALADYASLVAGSLPFGRQRVLEIARGLAMKPELLMLDEPAAGLNIRETSDLSGLISRIRELGITILLVEHDMDLVMAISDRVTVLDQGQKIAEGDPEFVRNDDKVLKAYLGEE